Proteins encoded together in one Benincasa hispida cultivar B227 chromosome 1, ASM972705v1, whole genome shotgun sequence window:
- the LOC120074311 gene encoding uncharacterized protein LOC120074311, producing the protein MLLPFAMIMATMISCLEAVGTNSNNPMNMMIKTQTFSSPSFTMTPGLVIEKFYYNITFPKSHIAIKSFEVEVVDESGNQIPLPETYLHHWALVRYYQHKNATNPTINTAYDQLQEPNFIIASNNGVCQRNVLSTYYAMGSESRTISTFLPYPYGIEVGNPSEIPTDYEERWSLNVHAIDIRGAENKLGCIECHCHLYNITEDRFGRPLRAEYKGGLECCYDKTVCRVNLSDGRDYQERNLFVRYRVKWVDWNDFVIPVKVYLFDVTDNWNPLPDSTGASRQHNCLIEYDVDVESCSLTNKVDDGKCNDVKKSKVMFPSSGYLIYGVAHQHIGAIGATFYGEDGRVLCSSSPIHGKGNEGGYVVGMTTCYPEPGSIKINNGEMVTFTSNYSSTQNHTGVMGIFHIIVADKIFKSSSLSKEVDNDNTLVM; encoded by the exons ATGTTGCTCCCTTTCGCAATGATAATGGCAACAATGATTTCATGCTTGGAAGCTGTTGGAACAAACAGTAACAATCCCATGAATATGATGAtaaaaactcaaactttttcATCTCCATCATTCACCATGACACCTGGTTTAGTAATTGAGAAATTCTACTACAATATCACCTTCCCAAAATCCCATATTGCCATAAAAAGCTTTGAAGTTGAAGTTGTAGATGAATCAGGCAATCAAATCCCACTTCCAGAAACTTACCTTCATCACTGGGCACTTGTGAGATATTATCAACACAAAAATGcaacaaacccaacaataaATACTGCCTATGACCAACTTCAAGAACCAAACTTCATCATTGCCAGCAACAATGGAGTCTGCCAACGAAATGTTTTATCGACCTACTACGCCATGGGATCTGAATCACGAACAATATCCACATTTCTTCCATACCCATATGGAATTGAAGTTGGCAACCCATCAGAAATTCCCACAGACTATGAAGAGAGGTGGAGTCTCAATGTTCATGCAATTGATATCAGAGGAGCAGAGAACAAGCTGGGATGTATTGAGTGTCATTGCCATTTGTATAATATCACAGAAGATCGATTTGGAAGGCCATTGAGAGCAGAGTATAAAGGAGGTTTGGAATGTTGTTATGATAAAACAGTGTGTAGAGTGAATCTAAGCGATGGAAGAGATTATCAAGAAAGGAATTTGTTTGTAAGATATAGAGTGAAGTGGGTGGATTGGAATGATTTCGTGATTCCTGTCAAAGTTTATTTATTCGATGTAACTGATAATTGGAACCCATTGCCAGACTCAACAGGAGCTTCTCGACAGCATAATTGTCtg ATTGAATATGATGTAGATGTAGAGTCTTGCTCCCTCACAAATAAGGTTGATGATGGTAAGTGTAATGATGTGAAAAAGTCAAAGGTAATGTTTCCATCCAGTGGGTATCTCATCTATGGAGTGGCTCACCAACATATTGGTGCAATTGGTGCAACATTTTATGGAGag GATGGAAGGGTTTTATGCTCTTCATCACCAATTCATGGGAAAGGAAATGAAGGTGGGTATGTGGTTGGAATGACAACTTGTTATCCAGAACCAGGctcaatcaaaatcaataatggAGAAATGGTAACTTTTACATCAAATTATAGTTCCACACAGAACCACACAGGAGTTATGGGTATCTTTCACATTATAGTTGCTGACAAAATATTCAAATCATCATCACTTTCAAAAGAAGTTGACAATGATAACACCCTCGTCATGTAG